One Pseudobutyrivibrio xylanivorans genomic window, TCTTTTTTGTGGTATCAAGGTCAGGATCTCCACAGGTTATGAATGGCACAAATGCCTTTTTGTTCTCGAATGCTTTTGTAATCTTACTCATGGATGTCCTCCCCTCTGTATCTGGCAATTGCTGCGCAATCCTTGTCGCCTCTTCCTGATACAGTAACTATAATAATCTGATCCTTTTTCATTGTTGGAGCAAGCTTTCTGGCGTAAGCAATAGCATGACTGCTTTCGATTGCTGCGATGATTCCCTCAGTTCTTGCGATATATTCAAATGCCTCAACAGCCTCAACATCTGTTACAGGCACATACTCTGCTCTTCCAATATCGTGAAGATATGCGTGCTCTGGTCCAACTCCCGGATAATCAAGTCCTGCTGAAATAGAATAAACCGGAGCAATCTGACCGTATTCATCCTGACAGAAATATGACTTCATGCCGTGGAAAATACCAACCTTTCCAGTATTTACAGTTGCCGCTGTCTCAAATGTATCAATTCCTCGACCTGCTGCCTCGCAACCTATAAGTCGAACCCCCTCATCACCTATATAATGATAGAAGGAACCCATTGCATTGCTGCCACCGCCAACGCAGGCGATTACAGCATCAGGAAGTCTGCCCTCCTTTTCAAGTATCTGCTGACGTGACTCTCTTGAAATCACTGCCTGGAAATCTCGCACGATTGTTGGGAATGGATGTGGTCCCATAACCGAACCAAGGCAATAATGTGTGTCATCGATTCTTGTTGTCCACTCTCTCATGCACTCAGACACGGCATCCTTAAGTGTTGCCGTGCCGCTTGTAACGGGAATAACATCTGCGCCAAGAAGCTTCATTCGATATACGTTAAGTGCCTGACGCTCTGTATCCTCCTTGCCCATGAAAATTACACATTCCATATCAAGGAGTGCTGCCGCTGTTGCTGTTGCCACACCATGCTGTCCTGCACCTGTCTCTGCGATAAGTCTTGTTTTGCCCATCTTCTTTGCAAGAAGTGCCTGGCCAAGCACATTGTTAATCTTGTGGGAACCAGTATGATTTAAATCCTCACGCTTGAGATAAATCTTTGCGCCACCTAAGTCCTCAGTCATCTTCTTTGCATAATATAAAAGGCTTGGTCTGCCTGCATAATCATCAAGAAGCTCCTTCAGCTCACGATTAAATTCAGGGTCATCCTTATAGTGATTATAGGCCTCCTCAAGCTCATTTACTGCATTCATAAGAGTTTCAGGAATATACTGACCACCATGAATTCCAAATCTGCCTTTGCTCTTTACCACCTTGCTTTCCTCTCTTACCGCCTTTACGAATTCCTTCATCTTCTGTCCATCCTTAAGCTTGTCGGTCTCGATGCCAGAGCTGACATCCACACCGTATGGCTTTGTCACCTCGATTGCCTTTGCCACATTCTCCTGATTGAGGCCACCAGCCAAAATAAAAGGTCTCTCAATATAGGTAAGTAACTTCCAATCCTCAAGAGTTTTTCCATCTCCATTTCCTGCATCAAACATAATCATGTCCGCGCTGGACTTTTCAGCCTTGATTAATTCCTCTGGAGAATTTGCCTTGAAGGTCTTAATTACAGGAATGTTGTTATCCATCAGTTCCTTAATGTAATCCTCATCCTCGTTACCATGAAGCTGAGCCACATCGATAATGTTCTCCTGAAAAAGTTCCTCAACCTCCTTGGCTGGAGCATCCACGAAAACTCCAACAGCCTTAATCTCAGGGTTCAGCATGCTCTTAAGCTTCTTCGCCTGATTACGGCTTACCTTTCTTCTGCTTTTATCATAAAAAACGAATCCAACATATTCTGGCTTCAGCTCATTTGCCTTTTTGATATCTGCCTCTCTTGTGAGACCACAAAGCTTAATTGTTGTCATATCATTATCCTTTCTAAAACTATCCTAGCCTTTAAGTTCTTTCAGCTTTTCTGTCTTATTTTCAGCCCTCATCAGTGTCTCGCCTATGAGAACTGCATCTATTCCTACTTTTCGAAGCTCATTCACATCTTCTGCATTCTTTATTCCACTTTCTGATACAAAAATAACGTCACCAGGAATAAGATTTCTAAGCCTCTTACTGTTTTCCGTATCTACAGAAAAATCCTTGAGATTGCGGTTGTTTACGCCGATTAATCTAGCCCCTACTCTAATAGCAATTCCTATTTCTACCTCGTCATGGGCTTCCACCAGTGCGCTTAAGCCCAGCATATCGCATATACGAATATAATGTGCCAGTTGCTCCTCTGAGAGGATTGAACAAATCAAAAGTACTGCTGATGCTCCAAGAAGCTTTGCCTCATAAATCATATATTCATCTACCACAAAGTCCTTTCTGATAACTGGAACGTGTACCGTATTTACGATATTCTTTAAATACTCGTCACTTCCTAAAAACCACTTTGGCTCTGTGAGAACTGAAATGCAATCCGCCCCAGCTGTCTCATAATCCTTTGCTATTTGAAGGTAATCAAATTCTTCAGCTATAATTCCCTTTGACGGAGATGCCTTTTTACATTCGCAAATAAAAGCTATATCTCCCTTTACCAGAGCCTTTTCGAAGGATAAATTTCCCTTTGGAAGCTTGTAGGCTTCCTTTTTTATCTGCTCAAGGGATTTTTCCTCCTTTGCTCTGGCTACTCGTTCCTTTGTGTATTCTGCAATTTCATCTAGGATAGTCATTTCTTATCTCCTGTCTCTAGCAAGCTCCTGCCTTTGAATCCGCTGGGTTAACCTCATCTTCCTTTATCTCATTGCTTACTAAAATGAATGTTTCTAAGGTTTCAAGCGCTTTTCCTGAATCAATAATCTCAGCAGCAAGCTTAATACCATCAGCAAAGCTGTCAACCTTCCTTCCAATGTAAAGGGCTGCACCTGCGTTCATCAGAACTGCATTTCTCTTTGGTCCCTGTGCTCCACCAAGAATCTCTCTTGTGATTCTAGCATTCTCCTCAGGTGTTCCACCTTTTAAATCATCCTTGGTGCACTTTTCAAATCCGAAAAGTTCAGGCTCAACTGTGTATGTCTTATACTCACCATTTTCAAACTCGCAAATCTTTGTTGGTGCGCTCATTGAAATCTCATCAAGCTTGTCCATTCCATATACAACCATTCCACGCTTAACTCCAAGGCTTGTGAGAACTCTTGCAAGCGGCTCCACCAAATATTCGTCATATACTCCAAGAAGCTGCATTGATGGTGTTGCTGGATTTGTAAGTGGTCCTAAAATATTGAAAACTGTTCTGAATCCAAGCTCTTTTCTAATAGCTCCTACATACTTCATTGATGTGTGATACTTCTGAGCGAAGAAGAAGCACATGCCTACTTTATCCAAAAGCTCAACACATTTTTCTGGATCCTGTGCTATGTTTACGCCAAGTGCCTCAAGACAATCAGCTGTTCCACAAAGTGAAGAAGCTGCTCTGTTACCATGCTTTGCAACCTTCATACCAGCAGCTGCAGCTACAAGTGCTGAGGTTGTTGAAATGTTAAAGCTGTGGGCATTGTCTCCACCAGTTCCAACTATTTCAAACACATCCATTCCTGTCTCGACCTTCAATGCATACTCTCTCATTGCTGCCGCGCAGCCTGCGATTTCATCTATAGTCTCAGCCTTGGCACTCTTTGTAGATAACGCTGCCAGAAAGGCTGCGTTCTGAGTTGGAGAAGTTTCCCCTCCCATAATCTCATTCATTACTGCGTAAGCCTCATCATATGTGAGGTCCTCTTTGTTTACAATCTTTACAATAGCTTCCTTAATCATCTTTTCTCTCCTTTTCACTCCGCCAGTTACACTTACAAGCCTTGGTATTACTCCGGTCATCTTAGAATGTTTCCCTTGAGTAATACCAAGAGCTTGTCAGCTACTGGCTCATCAAAAAACTTCCTGTACGCTTGACGCCCCAAATAAAAAAGCCCTTGATAGAAACCTATAAATTATAGTTTCTACCAAGGACGAAAATTCTTTTCCGCGGTGCCACCTTGATTCATGATTGCTCATGCGCTTACAGGATACCAACATATCCATGACAACTAACGTATGCCCTACGTCGTGCAATACTCTAATGATAATTCATTATTTCCTCACGCCCTCAGGAGTCCATTCCCAAATCACTATCTTACTGCATCCCACCATCGCAGCTCTCTATAAAGCATCATGAAGAGGTACTCCTCTCCCTCATCGGTTTAACACTTTATTAAGTTGAAGTAACTATAGCATTACAATTAGTCAGTGTCAACCACTTCTGTCGGAAAATTTTCAAGATTAAATCGTGATTTATAAAAATAGCGGTTTACTCCTTCTTGATTTTTCCAAAAATGCAGGAAATAAGGGCAAAAAATAAGCACCACAAATGTGGTGCTTATGGATAAACTCTATAAAGCCTTTATTATTTCTTGATTGAGCTCATGAAATCAGGCATTTTGATGTTAAGCTCTGGTACTGAGCTCTCTGTAGGAGCTGCTACTGTAACAGGCTTCTGAAGTGGTGATGTAATCGATGGTGTTGGAGTAACAGGACGATTAACCACTGGAGGTGGATTTGTAACACCAGACTGACCTGCTGGAGCTGCTGTTCCACGCATACCGCCAAGTAAATCAGCGCTTGATGTTCTAGGCTGTGTGTTGTAAACCATACCAGATGCATTTCTGAATGCTCCAACTGGAGTGCTAACTGGCTCACCAAGACCTGTAGCAATAACAGTAACAGATACTTCGTCGTCCATGTTCTCATCAACTGTGATACCAAGGATGATATTTGCATCTGCACCAGTCATATCCTGAACATAAGATGTAGCCTCGTTAGCATCGTTAAGTCCAACATCACCGCAGATATTAACAATAACATCTGTAGCGCCCTGGATGCTTGTCTCAAGGAGTGGAGAAGCAACAGCAGCCTTAACAGCCTCAAGTGCCTTCTCATCACCCTTAGCAGAACCGATACCTACGTGTGCTAAGCCCTTGTCCTTCATAACTGTAGTAACATCAGCGAAGTCAAGGTTAATAAGTGAATTCTTAGTAATGAGATCTGTGATACCCTGTACAGACTGGTGAAGCACCTGATCTGCCATACGGAAGCTCTCGCCGATTCCCATGCTCTTGTTGCAGATTTCAACAAGCTTCTGATTAGGAATAACGATAAGAGTATCAACGCTCTCCTTTAATCTTTCAATACCATTAAGGGCATTGTTCATACGTGGCTTTCCTTCAAACTGGAAAGGCTTTGTAACGATACCTACTGTAAGGATGCCCTGTTCCTTGGCGATACGAGCTACAACAGGAGCAGCACCTGTACCAGTACCACCACCCATACCACATGTGATGAATACCATATCAGCGCCCTTGATAGCTGCTGAAATGTCCTCTGCGCTTTCCTCGGCTGACTTCATACCAACCTCTGGATTTGCGCCTGCGCCCTTTCCACCTGTAGTTTTCTCACCTATAGCTAAAAGAGTAGGTGCTTTACATAAATCAAGCGCCTGCTTGTCAGTGTTGATGCCAATAAACTCAACTCCCCCAATACCCTCTTCAACCATACGCTTTACTGCATTATTGCCGGCGCCGCCTACACCAACAACAATGATTCTGACAGGAGCTCCTGTCTCGTCAGTCGTAATGTTAATCAAAACTTTATCCTCCTTTTATTAAACCTCTAAGGGAGGTCGAAAAAATTCTCTAATACCAAAATACTATATATAATATTATATTTTTTCACTCTTTTTATCAACCATTTTTTATCAAAAAATCAGATTTTTTATTCAGCTTCAGAATCCTTTTCAAATACAATATCTGTGCTGGCGTTAGAATAATTTTCAAGATGTAGTGTTCCATGGAGTCCATCAAGCTGTGGCAAAATACGCAGTGCACGGTCGATTTTCTCCTCCAGATAAACGCTACTTCCAAGTGCAATATTATAGGTATCATAGATCAATGTAATACGCCCATTTTCGTCGTAGGAAACCACATTTGGCATCAAATCATTCTTGTGCAAAATCTTAATAAGTGATGTTAGATAACCAATCTGTTCCTCTCCAATTGAAAGCTTTGAACCAATTTCCGGCTCATCGCAGGAAACGCCCTCCACCTTCATATATCCTCTATCAACAAAAGTCTGGCTGATTTCTACTACTTTTCCACTGTAATTGAAGTAGACGTAGCTTCCATCCTCCTGTGGCAGATATCCTAATATCTTTTTCTCATTGCAGACAATTGTAATTGCGTTCAATCCATTCATCTTCACATCGAAGGAATCAATGAACTCTGCATCTCCCTTCGGGAATAGCTTATTCTTTATAAAAGCATAAACTGCATTGTGCGAATACTCGTCATCCAGAATGTAATTTTGTATTTCCTCCGCAGAATACAAATCCGTGCCCTCAACTGAAACACTTTTAACCGGGCATAAAAAATACGCTCCAACTCCTAGAAGTACAACAAGGATTACAAGGCCCAGAATGAATTCAATTAGTGCGAGAATGAAATTCCCTCTCCTCTTCTTCTTTTTCTTCCTAGACATCGTCATCCCCCTCGAATTCCATATTCTTCGACACGCTAAGAGCTAACCCCAGCTCCGTTAAAAGTATCGCCACCGATGTACCACCATAACTAATCAACGGCAATGTAACACCAGTATTTGGAATTGTATTTGTAACAACGGCAATGTTAAGGATTACCTGAATTGCAATGTGAGCCATGATTCCGATGCAGATATAGGAACCGAACATATCCTTGGCATGATTTGCAATAAATAAAAGTCTGTAGAGCAATAGAATATAAAGAAGGATAATACAAACAACACCAAAAACGCCAAGCTCCTCACAGATAATAGAGAAAATCATATCATTCTGTGCTTCTGGAACGATATACTTCTGCATACTTCCGCCAAGCCCCTTACCAAAAAGGCCGCCACTACCGATGGCGTAAAGGCCTTGAAGGGTCTGATAACCTTTATCTTCCATATGATTTTCAGGATGAAGCCATGCATCGATACGAGTAGCTCGGTATGAAGCCATATTAATTGATATAACTCCTACGGCAAACACACCAACTGCCGCAAGAATAAACTCTTTCCATTTAGGATATGATATAAACAGCATCACAAAAGCTATACCCAAAATAATAACGGCAGTTGAAAGGTTATTTACAACTATAACTCCAAAGATAGGCGAAATAAGTGCGCCAACAAGTAATATCTTACTAAAGGATTTTAATGTCTTTGGAGATCTGTCAACTATTTGAGCTATTAGTAATATAACAGATACTTTTGCAAGTTCTGAAGGTTGGAACATTACAGGACCAATTGCAAACCATCGTGATGACTCATTTATTGTAACGCCAAAAAAGTTTACAAAAAAACACAACGCTACTGAAACCAAATAAAATGGCACCACAAATGGTGACCATCTTCTATAATCAATTTTGGTTGAAAAAAACATACCACCGAAGCCCAACAGGGCCGCCTGCAATTGTTTTCTGAGATAATAAATAGAATCGCCTTTTTTTAGTGATGCTGCATAGGCCGAGGTGCTGTAGAGCATAACCAGACCAAAGGCCAGAATAAATATAATCAGCAACAACAGCGTATAATCGAAGTTCAGAAGTCTTTTTATCTTTTTTCGCTTTCTAGCCTCCTTTCTGGAAGCTGCAAGCTCCTTATTTTTCGCCATAAATTCTCCCCATTATTGTTTTTAGACTAAGTAGTATGCAAAAATGCATAAGAAGATTGTAACAGTTGTAAATACAGCCACAACCTTTACCTCAGACCAGCCACCAAGCTCATAGTGATGATGGATTGGAGCCATTCTGAATATCCTCTTACCGCCAGTCATCTTGAAATAGCCAACCTGAAGAATAACTGAAAGCACTTCTACCAAATAGATAAGTGCAACAATGATGATGAAGATAGGCATCTGAAGCATATAAGCAGTTGAAACTACAAACGCTCCAAGTGCAAGTGAGCCTGTATCACCCATGAAAATCTTTGCAGGGTGAACATTGTACATTAAAAATCCAAACAGTGCGCCAACCATGGCAGCAACAGCTGGAGTGATATCTGAATAAAGATGCATAGCTACAACTCCCCAAAAGCCTGCGATAGCAAGTGTAACTGAAGTTGCAAGACCATCAAGGCCATCAGTAAAGTTTGAACCATTTACTGTTCCAAGCACTGCAAGGAAAAGCACTACGACTGCAAGCCAGCTAACATCAACAAGCGCTCCTGTTGCAGGAATTCTAAGCTCTAATGAAACGTCCGAAAACTTCACCATATATACAGCAAAGCCTGTGGTCAATGCGATCTGTCCAAGCATTTTCTGCCAAGCCTTAAGGCCATCTGAGCTTTTTTTAAGAGCCTTGAGCAAATCATCAATAAAACCAAGCACACCAAATCCCAATGTAAGGAAAACTATTGGGTAAATATGTGGTGCATTCTTCGCATAGAACAGAGAAACTACTGCAAAGGCAATAAGAATCATGATACCGCCCATTGAAGGAGTACCATTCTTTACCTTGTGTTCCTTGATGTATTCGCGCTCTGTGTTTCCCATCTTGAGTCTTCTCAAAAGTGGGATGCACACTGGGCCCAAAGCCAAGACAATAAAAAATGCTACCAACATAGGTAAAAGTATTTCAAACATAATAAAACTCCAATTCTCTATAAATCCTTCGGTCTCCTTGAATATATCTAAAAGCATTATATGCTAATTGTAAACGAAAAGTTTCACAAATTTAGTTACCTTCAGCACCCTCTGGTGTATCTGGGGTTGCGGAAGGATCTGCTGTAGAAGCCTCACCCTCTGGTGTATCTTCAGCAACGCCTTCATCTGGTTCAGTCTGCTGTGCAGCTTCTGTGAGGGCTGCGGCAGCCTCCGCCTCCTCATCCTCTGTAAGTGAGGATTCAACACCCATATAAGGCAATGCCTGTTCAAAAATGCTATGAACGATTTCCTGAGCAAAGCTACTGTGTGCCTGATTATCTCCTACTGCACCAACTCCAGGCTCATCTACAATTACATAAACCACAAGCTGAGGATTGTCCACTGGTGCAAATCCAATGAAAGAAACCAAATATTTATGATTTCCTCGCGGTAACTTTTCGGCAGTACCAGTCTTTCCACCGATTGTATATCCATTAACTCCAGCTGTCTTTCCAGTTCCATCAGAAACTACATAGTGCAAGTATCCGCGAAGCATTTCACTAACTTCGCTTGAAACTGTCTTTTTCAAAACAGTTGGCTCAATCTCACTGACAGTGTTTCCCTTTGAATCAGTGATTTTGGTAACAAGATGCGGCTCATAGAGAGTTCCACCATTTACAAGTGA contains:
- a CDS encoding cell division protein FtsQ/DivIB, producing the protein MSRKKKKKRRGNFILALIEFILGLVILVVLLGVGAYFLCPVKSVSVEGTDLYSAEEIQNYILDDEYSHNAVYAFIKNKLFPKGDAEFIDSFDVKMNGLNAITIVCNEKKILGYLPQEDGSYVYFNYSGKVVEISQTFVDRGYMKVEGVSCDEPEIGSKLSIGEEQIGYLTSLIKILHKNDLMPNVVSYDENGRITLIYDTYNIALGSSVYLEEKIDRALRILPQLDGLHGTLHLENYSNASTDIVFEKDSEAE
- the mraY gene encoding phospho-N-acetylmuramoyl-pentapeptide-transferase, which encodes MFEILLPMLVAFFIVLALGPVCIPLLRRLKMGNTEREYIKEHKVKNGTPSMGGIMILIAFAVVSLFYAKNAPHIYPIVFLTLGFGVLGFIDDLLKALKKSSDGLKAWQKMLGQIALTTGFAVYMVKFSDVSLELRIPATGALVDVSWLAVVVLFLAVLGTVNGSNFTDGLDGLATSVTLAIAGFWGVVAMHLYSDITPAVAAMVGALFGFLMYNVHPAKIFMGDTGSLALGAFVVSTAYMLQMPIFIIIVALIYLVEVLSVILQVGYFKMTGGKRIFRMAPIHHHYELGGWSEVKVVAVFTTVTIFLCIFAYYLV
- the trpD gene encoding anthranilate phosphoribosyltransferase; this encodes MIKEAIVKIVNKEDLTYDEAYAVMNEIMGGETSPTQNAAFLAALSTKSAKAETIDEIAGCAAAMREYALKVETGMDVFEIVGTGGDNAHSFNISTTSALVAAAAGMKVAKHGNRAASSLCGTADCLEALGVNIAQDPEKCVELLDKVGMCFFFAQKYHTSMKYVGAIRKELGFRTVFNILGPLTNPATPSMQLLGVYDEYLVEPLARVLTSLGVKRGMVVYGMDKLDEISMSAPTKICEFENGEYKTYTVEPELFGFEKCTKDDLKGGTPEENARITREILGGAQGPKRNAVLMNAGAALYIGRKVDSFADGIKLAAEIIDSGKALETLETFILVSNEIKEDEVNPADSKAGAC
- a CDS encoding FtsW/RodA/SpoVE family cell cycle protein: MAKNKELAASRKEARKRKKIKRLLNFDYTLLLLIIFILAFGLVMLYSTSAYAASLKKGDSIYYLRKQLQAALLGFGGMFFSTKIDYRRWSPFVVPFYLVSVALCFFVNFFGVTINESSRWFAIGPVMFQPSELAKVSVILLIAQIVDRSPKTLKSFSKILLVGALISPIFGVIVVNNLSTAVIILGIAFVMLFISYPKWKEFILAAVGVFAVGVISINMASYRATRIDAWLHPENHMEDKGYQTLQGLYAIGSGGLFGKGLGGSMQKYIVPEAQNDMIFSIICEELGVFGVVCIILLYILLLYRLLFIANHAKDMFGSYICIGIMAHIAIQVILNIAVVTNTIPNTGVTLPLISYGGTSVAILLTELGLALSVSKNMEFEGDDDV
- the trpB gene encoding tryptophan synthase subunit beta produces the protein MKEFVKAVREESKVVKSKGRFGIHGGQYIPETLMNAVNELEEAYNHYKDDPEFNRELKELLDDYAGRPSLLYYAKKMTEDLGGAKIYLKREDLNHTGSHKINNVLGQALLAKKMGKTRLIAETGAGQHGVATATAAALLDMECVIFMGKEDTERQALNVYRMKLLGADVIPVTSGTATLKDAVSECMREWTTRIDDTHYCLGSVMGPHPFPTIVRDFQAVISRESRQQILEKEGRLPDAVIACVGGGSNAMGSFYHYIGDEGVRLIGCEAAGRGIDTFETAATVNTGKVGIFHGMKSYFCQDEYGQIAPVYSISAGLDYPGVGPEHAYLHDIGRAEYVPVTDVEAVEAFEYIARTEGIIAAIESSHAIAYARKLAPTMKKDQIIIVTVSGRGDKDCAAIARYRGEDIHE
- the ftsZ gene encoding cell division protein FtsZ, translating into MINITTDETGAPVRIIVVGVGGAGNNAVKRMVEEGIGGVEFIGINTDKQALDLCKAPTLLAIGEKTTGGKGAGANPEVGMKSAEESAEDISAAIKGADMVFITCGMGGGTGTGAAPVVARIAKEQGILTVGIVTKPFQFEGKPRMNNALNGIERLKESVDTLIVIPNQKLVEICNKSMGIGESFRMADQVLHQSVQGITDLITKNSLINLDFADVTTVMKDKGLAHVGIGSAKGDEKALEAVKAAVASPLLETSIQGATDVIVNICGDVGLNDANEATSYVQDMTGADANIILGITVDENMDDEVSVTVIATGLGEPVSTPVGAFRNASGMVYNTQPRTSSADLLGGMRGTAAPAGQSGVTNPPPVVNRPVTPTPSITSPLQKPVTVAAPTESSVPELNIKMPDFMSSIKK
- the trpC gene encoding indole-3-glycerol phosphate synthase TrpC, with translation MTILDEIAEYTKERVARAKEEKSLEQIKKEAYKLPKGNLSFEKALVKGDIAFICECKKASPSKGIIAEEFDYLQIAKDYETAGADCISVLTEPKWFLGSDEYLKNIVNTVHVPVIRKDFVVDEYMIYEAKLLGASAVLLICSILSEEQLAHYIRICDMLGLSALVEAHDEVEIGIAIRVGARLIGVNNRNLKDFSVDTENSKRLRNLIPGDVIFVSESGIKNAEDVNELRKVGIDAVLIGETLMRAENKTEKLKELKG